The nucleotide sequence AGGACAGAGTTTGTCTTTTAGAAAATGTATAATTTACTGGGTAATGAACAGGAAATCTTCAGTTGGGCCAGCTAAGACATTACAGCCCTTGGTAAGATTAAACATGGGTGTTTTCGGTGATAATGTCACTAATAGCGAAGATAAAAGCAagtgactgcggatgctggactcTGAAACAACTGGAAATGCTGgacactctcagcaggtctgacaacatcttcACTTTGACGAAGAGTCGCTCAGACCCGAAATGTTAGCGCTGTTCTCTCCCCGCTGATACCCAAGAATTTGTTTTGGGTCATTTGCTTCTCGAGATTACTTTTCGTAGTTTTGTTTTTCCATTTCCCAATCTGCAATGGTCGTTTACTCGAAGTACATAATAAGAGTGGGAATGCCTGGTTACCTTTCATTCTGCGGTTACCTGTGGTCTCGGTGAAGGAAGGAACAGCGCACACCCAGTTTAACTGGGATGTTCCTCTGGGACTGTGAACCCATCCAGCCTGAATACAACAACTGCGGAGGGTAATGAGTGGGTTATATATAATTCATGAACAATCTGCTTTCATAGTCTACCTAGTTAAGGCAAACTATTGTCATAacgatgagtgtgggtggggaaatAATATTAGACTGTACACAATCCAATCATTTTTATTTCATAATAAACAATTTTTACACAAACaggcgattttttttttttacaaaagcaAACACATCGATTGACCAGTGAACAATCAAGAACAAAGTCAAGTAGTAACAAGCTGCCGATCGACCTGGACATGAAACATCTCGGGACTCCTATCAAACCGAGGGTAGGTTTAAAGCTAAATAACCATTTACAAAATTCACGAGAAAGCAATTAGTCTACTAAAAGAGTTTCACTCCAATAAGGGATTCCGCTTGCAATTTGGaataatatttttctcattctgCTCAGAGACTGGAACCGTTTAAGTAAAGAGGTTCCACAAGTTTAAACTGGGTGTAATAATAGGATCGCTGCTTTCCTTACTTACTCCAAGCCTTAATTGAATAGTCACAATAAAGAAAGTAATTCTAACATTGACACACATTTCTAATCAGAGTGCCTCTACATTGCTACCACGGTGTGCGAGCTACAGGAAGCTTATGCTTCCTCTGAAGTCAGTTGTTGGCTGATTTGAAGAAGTTTGGTGAGGAAGCTCTTTCCCCCAGACCCTGCCACTGAGGCCCTGAACTCTGGCCAGAGGACAGCCCCACCCCAGCATCGCAGGCAGCCCCTGGGGTCCTGCAACTGTGATACCACCTCCAAAAGGGGTTGGTGATGTACTGCCGGTAGAGCACCTCATCCAGTCGGTACGCCCTGCGCTCCTGCTCGGTGTACGGGGAGTACAGCGAATGCAGGGCGAGAGGCTCCACTGGCAAAGGGCAGCTGGGGTAAGGCACAGGCAGCTTGTTCTCCAACTCCTTACTCCGCCCCCTTCTCCGGCACCTCCGGCGCTGTCTGAAGTCTCCTTTGGAGAAATCCTCGAGGTTGGAGGGATGGATACTCCAGTAATTCCCTTTCCCATCCTCACACCTCCCTGCTTTAATAAAACACTCATTGAGCGAGAGATTGTGGCGGACACTGTTCCTCCAGCCCTGGCCACGACCTCTGTAATATGGGAAGGTCTCTTCAATATATTTATAAATCGAGCCCAGATTGAGTTTGTTGTTGGGAGCAGCTAGGATGGCTTTGGCTATCAGAGCGATGTAAGACATGGCTGGTTTCTGCTCTTGGCTGGCcgtttccttcccttcctcctCTCTGGGCTGATGGATGAAGTGACTCTGGAGGGGATTCTCAGTTAGATCCGGATAGTTTCTATCCTCTGCCTCCCGCTTACTGCTCGGGTCCCCTGTTCCTTTGGGCATGTCAGCCCCAGCCAGGTAGAGGGCCGAAGAGCAGCTGGCATCCAGATGTTGtccctggctgcctccttccTCCTGCTCCATGGTCTCTGCATCTGCAAACGGTCTGAAGAAAGGTGGTTTGATGCTGCCAGTCACCGATGTCATCGCGCCCCCCCCTCAATCCTCCCAATTTTGTCAGCTTCAGCAGGTAGAGGTGCTGGAGTTGAGATTGCTAGATGGAGATGGCAGGGTTGTAATGGAGCTCTGAAGGGGACTGAAGGCAATCGGGAACTGCTAGTTAGCCCAACACAGGTACAAGGAACGGCAAGTCCAATCATTTGTCAGCTCTCTGTCTAAATTTAACTTGTTATTTATCTCTCCCATTAGCCCGTGCATCAGATCATCTCTTTCGAACTTCATTCGTTGACACGACTAAAGGGCAGGGTTTAGCATTTACTGCCACTAACACCATTAATTGCTCTTTAGGTGGAACAAAACTCAAGCGGCCACAAATGTGCTGGATTAGTTGCAGTTTAAACTCGATCCACTGCTGGTGCatttggcagctaaacatttacAATGCACCAATCCAGTTCGATTAAGCCAACATGAATCAGGTTGGCGCCCTAGACAGTTTCCCAGTTATGCACAAAGCGAATGCCAGAAGCTGTTCTATGGTAAAGCCACATTAGAATTTtggcagatcccattgcattTTACAGCTATGTTAAGTACttgcaattttattttaattgtgGCCCCACTCCTGCACTGCCCCTGCGAGGCTGTGGTAAACATTGTTGAATTTGTGGAGGCCAGCATTCCAGCTGTGTATTCCCAACGTGGATCTCCTGTTCTTCAGGAATGAAAAGCACCAATGTTACCCACTGGACAATATGAGGAGCAAACCTGACAGACGAGGCCAGCCATCTCCTTCCATTCAATGCAACCAGAAAAATACAGCCCCTGACGCAAGTCGAACAGTAAAAACAGCTGGATCAAACTTCAAATTCCTACAAAAATATATTTGACAATCTCCCGATATAGCAAATCACAAATTACCCTTCAGATCTCCCCAAACTATTAGCACAAATGTTTCACTCGCCTCCAGCTCTTCACATGTTAACTGGTGGGACTGCTCGCTCTAAGTTACACCTATCTGTAAAGAATACAGGTTAAAGCAGTCAGATATTCCTGGGGTAGCGTGACTAGGTCAGATCTTCCAGTCTCCGGATTGTCGGAGACAGTCCTAATCCCCAAAGATGCACTTCATGGCTCCACAGAAGGTTGGATTCCCAATGGTCAATCTCTCCACGCCTGGGACCCTCCATGTCTTGCACTTTTGGGACAGTTCGGACTTACTTACtcaaatagttacccaggaaaaatTAGATAGAAATAATTCAAATCAACTGCTGGGTAACTACagaactgccccctccccaatcacCACCCCGAACTACTTCCCAGACCTAAACCAACAACTTTCAGTGTACCCAAACCCGACCACCCCTCCTCAACCGACTACCAACCGAGTACCCCCTAGCTAACCCAGGACTTGACTACTCATCCTGAACTGACTACCCCCGacacccaccctgcccactcaccaccccacctACCACCTAAACAAAAGAGACAGAAAACAGCTAATGATAGGCCATTTagattaacatctgtcattggtgAAATGTTAGAGTATTTAGAAATGcacaatataatcaagcagagtcagcatagcTTCACAAAGGGGAAATCAAGCCtggcaaatttattagaattcttttgaAGTCACAACGAGCAACATAGATGAAGGGGAACTAGTAGATGCAATAGCTTGGATTTACAAACAACATTAGACAAAGTACTGCACTGTACTTAATACGATAAGGCTCTTAtcccatggtgttgggggggggggggggggtagtatagtagcatggatagaggattggctaactgatagatgACAGATGCTGGAATAAGAGGGGCATttccaggatggcaacctgtaagtAGTGAAGcagcacagggatctgtgctggggtcacaattatttacaatatattaaTGAATTAGACAAGGGAAGTGACTGTtgccaagtttacagatgatataaAAATAAGTCggcaggcaagtggtgaggatgacacagagtCTAAAGTGCgatatatgcaggtta is from Scyliorhinus canicula chromosome 11, sScyCan1.1, whole genome shotgun sequence and encodes:
- the LOC119973665 gene encoding forkhead box protein D4-like 3, with the protein product MTSVTGSIKPPFFRPFADAETMEQEEGGSQGQHLDASCSSALYLAGADMPKGTGDPSSKREAEDRNYPDLTENPLQSHFIHQPREEEGKETASQEQKPAMSYIALIAKAILAAPNNKLNLGSIYKYIEETFPYYRGRGQGWRNSVRHNLSLNECFIKAGRCEDGKGNYWSIHPSNLEDFSKGDFRQRRRCRRRGRSKELENKLPVPYPSCPLPVEPLALHSLYSPYTEQERRAYRLDEVLYRQYITNPFWRWYHSCRTPGAACDAGVGLSSGQSSGPQWQGLGERASSPNFFKSANN